Within Acidobacteriota bacterium, the genomic segment GATGCCCGCGCGCGGGACACGTCGACCCAACGATTCGTCAACCTGACGATCGCGGACAACACGCTGACGGGGATCGTCGTGCAGCCCTCCGGAGGCGGTACGGCATCGCTGTACAACTCGATTTCCTACGGCAACGGTACCGACGCGTACGTGGATGCAGGTGTTGCGACCGGCAACAACCTCATCGGCACCGATCCACTATGGGTGTCTCCCGGCGCGCCCCACTTCAACTACCACCTCGACGCGGGTTCACCGGCGCTCGACGCCGGCGACAACGCTCCGCCGGGCGGTCTCGGTACGCTCGACCTCGACGGCCGGCCGCGGATCGAGAACGCCATCGTCGACCTCGGCTGCTTCGAGGGCGCCGGTCTGATTTTCTGGGACGATTTCGAAGGTGGTGGAACCGGCGAGTGGTCGAGCGAAGTGCCGTGACCGGGATAACCTGACACGCAGGAATTTGCATTGAACTGCCGCATCTGTTTGGTCGTGACCGCCATCGTCCTTTTGGCGATCGGCTGCGGCAAACCCGAGAGCAGGTGCCCGCCGACGGCAGTCGGGTCGTGGCGTGCGGATGGCAAGCCCGAGATCTACGCCGGGGACGATCTCTTCATCTACATCAACGGAGGGGCGGAGGTCTACCATGAGTACGGGTTCGTGCGGGCCGCCGTCCAGCGGTACCTTCGGGGCGAGGACACCGTTACGGCAGAGATCTATTCGATGGACGGTAACGCCTACGGCATCTACAGCTTCGCCCGGTCCGCAAGCGGACAGTCAGTCGAGCTCGGTGACGGAGCGACTTCCGCCGACCACTACCTGCACGTGTGGAGCGGGCCGGACCTGGCGGTGATCACCGCCGATACCGAGTTCGAGGATCGCGATGATGCGGTACTGGAGATCGCCACCGCCATCGCCGGGTGCCTGCAGCCGGGCGGGGTCGAGCCGGATCTCGTCAGGCAGCTACCGATGGAGGGCCGGACGGCCGGCTCGGAGGTCTATTTCACCGGTCGGCTCGCGTTTCTCAACGTGGCGCGACCGGCCGCATCGCTGTTTGTCGGCTACGACGAAGGCGCCGCGGCAGACTATGCGTCCGGCGAACAGATCGTGCTGTTGCGATTCAACGACGAGGCGGCTGCGACTCGGGCGCTCGAGGCTGCAAGGCAGTCGTGCGCCGAGTCGGACTGTTCGGTGGTCGACAGCGAGAGTGGCGGCGTCACGGTGCTCGAATCCGGAAGACACCGCATTCTCGTGAGCCGCTTCGGGAACGGCATAACTCTTCGCGTGCAACGGGAGGAACCATGAGCGACACGAATAAGGATCATGGGATTACACGGCGCGAGTTCGTCGCCACCGGTGCGGCTGCCGGCACCCTTCTCGCTACCGGCGTGGGATTCGGCGAGGCGGACAATCTGCCGCCCGATCTGGTGGTGGCGCACGGGCCGGATGTGGCCAAGAACACCCTCGCGGTGATCGAGGGCCACGGCGGTATGGGCGCATTCGTCAAACCCGGGCAGATCGTCAACATCCTGCCCAACGCCCAGGGCTCCCACCCCGGGACGTCGACCGATCCGGTCCTGATCAAGACGGTCGTCGACCAGTGCCTCGGTGCCGGCGCCAAGGAGGTCCGCTGGCTGACCTGGCAGTCCGGGAAGTACTTCGAACGGAGCAACATCGCCAGGCTGGTCGAGGGGAGCGGCGCAAAGTTCATTCAGGTCGACAGCAACGACGAGAGTCTGTGGGACACCTTCGAGGTGCCGAACGGCGTCGCGTTGGAAAAAATACGCGTGTTCAAGGTCCTCGATGAGTGCGACGTCTTCATCAACATGCCGATCATCAAGGACCACATCGGCTCGCGGTTCACCGGCTCGCTCAAAAACTATATGGGCGCCTCGCATCCGACCGATAACCGCCTCTTCCATCCCACCTTCGAGGGCGAGGACCTCACGCGCATGGAACAGTGCATCGCGGACCTCAACACTGTGGTCCGGAAGCCAGACCTGATCGTCGCCGACGCGATGACGATCCTCACCAGCAAGGGCCCGTTCGGTCCGGGGGACGTCGACAAACCCAACAAGGTCATCGCCGGGAAAGACCGGGTGGCCCTCGACGCCTACGGCGCGACCCTGCTCGGGCTCGAGGGGAGTGAGGTCTCGATGATCGTCAACGCCCACGAGCTCGGCCTCGGCGAGATCGACGTCGGCAAGGTGAGGATTCGCGAGATCGAGGTGGCCTGAGCCGCGAAAACCGCACGAGTGGAGGCCGGTTCAGCGGCTATGGATCATTCTTCTCGTGTCTGTCAGTCGCTCCGCCGGGATTCATGCCCTCGATGGCGACTACCCGATCCTTCTCTTTGATGAATCTGATTCTGAAATTCTTGCTCTCGTCGAACATGAACCTATCGTCGGACATCGGGATCATCTTCATCTTTGGTCGCTCTTCGCGCTG encodes:
- a CDS encoding DUF362 domain-containing protein, which gives rise to MSDTNKDHGITRREFVATGAAAGTLLATGVGFGEADNLPPDLVVAHGPDVAKNTLAVIEGHGGMGAFVKPGQIVNILPNAQGSHPGTSTDPVLIKTVVDQCLGAGAKEVRWLTWQSGKYFERSNIARLVEGSGAKFIQVDSNDESLWDTFEVPNGVALEKIRVFKVLDECDVFINMPIIKDHIGSRFTGSLKNYMGASHPTDNRLFHPTFEGEDLTRMEQCIADLNTVVRKPDLIVADAMTILTSKGPFGPGDVDKPNKVIAGKDRVALDAYGATLLGLEGSEVSMIVNAHELGLGEIDVGKVRIREIEVA